In the Nothobranchius furzeri strain GRZ-AD chromosome 1, NfurGRZ-RIMD1, whole genome shotgun sequence genome, ggctacagagaagcagcactggactgttgctcagtggtccaaagtacttttttcagatgaaagctttGCATGTCATtctgaaatcaaggtgccagagtctggaggaagactgggcagagggaaatgccaaaatgcctgaagtccagtgtcaagtccccacagtcagtgatggtctggggagccatgtcagctgctggtgttggtccactgtgttttatcaagggcagggtcagtgcaggtagctatcaggagattttggagcacttcatgcttccatctgctgaaaagctttatggagatgaagatttcatttttcagcatgacctggcacctgctcacagcgccaaaaccactggtaaatggtttactgaccatggtagtactgtgctcaattggcctgccaactctcttgacctgaaccccatagagagtctgtgggatattgtgaatagAACGTtgggagacgcaagacccaacactctggatgagcttaaggccgctatcgaagcatcctgggcctccataacacctcaacagtgccacaggctgattgcctccatgccacgccgcactgaagcagtcatttctgcaaaaggattcccgaccaagtattgagtgcataactgagcataattatttgaaggttgacttttttgtattaaaaacacttttcttttattggtcagatgaaatatgaCAATTGTTTTAgatgggaattttgggttttcatgagctgtatgccaaaatcatcaatattagaaacaataaaaggcttgaactacttcattgtgtgtaatgaatccaaTATATATGAaaatctaatgtttatcagtacattacagacaataatgaactttatcacaatatgcaaatttttttttagaaggacctgtaataCCTTCAGGGTGTACCTTAAGATCTCCCCGGAATAGTACTGGAAAATGTGCAAAGAATTGTGATcagaataaaataatttaaataaaaaaaagatttaaaaaaataattgacTATTAAAACTTGGCAAATCTATTTAACTATTGTTGAACATAGATAATTAATCAGCTGGACCTATTAGCAGGAAATTTAAAATTTTAAGCTTAAATAAGATACGGAGGCTAAATTTTGTCTCCTAAATAGCTAAAAAAAAAGACCACAAGTGTAGTACCAGGTTTCAGACACTTGAGAGCAGCAAAGCCCGATCTTCCCATCTGTAAATGCTGTTGGAAACCAGTGTTGTTCTATACtttgccagcagagggcgcaaagTCTATATTCTCTCAAGGCAGCAGTGTTTGAAAAGACCGAGCAAATGTTTCTACTGTCTTGTAAAAGCCTTTTTAGACAAGTAACAAACATAAAAATCACTGCAACTCTGTTTGATTCCTGGTTACTTAAAAAATGATCACaatcaataaaaataaatagataattaaataaatctaaaaCTTTAGGGGTGCTGGGATTCAGTGAGTGCTTCAGCACCCCCAAAAACTGGCCAGAAGCGCCGGTTTCCGCCttatttttgtgctaaaatgtgaCTAATAACATCAGTcgatgcacaaaatttctgaagctgaatcaattTGTGAACTCTGACTTTAatcaactgttaaatcttaactttgtgcactgctcagtgttaaagtcagatacTTAAATAAAGTTCagttagagtatttattatgcagatgttattagtgaacataaaaagacaattaaattaaattatgcaACTGGGGCtgctttactaaggacaaatatcggcagatgccgatgtataaaaaacacaaaatatcgGCCAACCGACACATCGGTCGACACCTAATGAGAGGACGCCCATTTCAGCCTGTAGTTAAGGGCTGCGACACAGGCAGACCAGTAAATCTGGAGCTTTCCCATTTAGCTCACCTCCTCCCTTACCACTATGGACCACAGCAACCCTCTCATTACGGAATAAAACAGTCATGTTCACACAAAATAAAATTTACTGGGAATTGTAAAAGCAGCAACACAATTTTTTTACTTGAACAAAGAAGTCTAAATATGTTTTAAGCAGCTCCATGTGGCCACACATCAATTGTGTGTCACCGCTCCTACACCAATGCCATTTGTGAAAACCATCTATAAAATGTCAATGTTAAACCTCTATTTGTGAACTGAACAAGTCCTTCCACTGAAGGATTACTTACATCTTTATATGGTTTTAAAGAGAGATAAAACGATGCTGATGCTGCCACCATGTAAAGCTGCCTACTGATATAGACACCACGGTACGGTAAGCATCATTTCACAGCCCCACCACATTCTACTTCTTCCCGTTGTCTTGACTTGTCTCCAAGGCTTGTGACTGTTCCACAATTACCTTCAATTATCCTCACTTCCAGCTCACCAATCGCATCCATTATTGATTCCAGACCCCCAGGCTGCAAGGCTTATCTGTAGCCATCCACTACCCAAGGAGCAGAGTGGAATAGAATGGAATAATAAGACCCTGGTTTGTTTTTCCACCTTCAGGTTCTACATGCCTTAACATTGCGATGCACTGCCCctgaaaaactaaaatattatgaaTGTGCTCATCCGTAGAGTAATGAATTGTGGGTTAAAAGAAACAACTAAAATACAAGAATGAGAATTTATGCAAAAGCTGGATTTTTGCAACAAATACCTGTGATTTGCACATCCCATCAAACAGGCATGCAAACAAGAAAATATCCTCTTTCCCAACTGGTCTGTCCATCATATAGGCATGACATTGACAACGCAACATCCTGTCCATTCATGTAGAAGGCAATGACAGACTGACAGAGGGATGGAGACGTGACTGAAAGGTCAGTTACAAGGTACGGACACAGTAAAATGTGTAATCACACTCTGTGGCACTCTCCTGCCACATTTTTTTATATGATACAAGCTGACATTTACCAAGACACATACATAAGCTGCTGTCATCACACGCTAAAGTAAAACATCCATCATCTTGAATACATGCCAGGGTAACCTGAGGAGAGCTGCATCAGAGTGCCCCAAATGCCACCTCCTATTACCACAGACTTGGAGGTCTAAATTCTAGGATTTACAAAGTAACACAGCCCTCTTGCGGCCTGATAGTGAACTGCAGTATACAGAAATTCATACATTTTAATCAAAGACTCACTCACATTTTATTTGCAGTTCAGTTCTCCACAGGGACTTGTCGGATCACCAGATTTTGCACATCACACATCTCGTATTCCTACGTGAGATTACAGTGAAGTCCACTCTAAAGTAAAAGCAGAACTCTGGTCATTTGTTATTTAGAGGCGCATTGTTTAAATCTGTTGGCGTTaccttaaatatttttttttttactttggctAATTTGTTCTGATAAATTTGCAGCATGCTAATAGGGACAAGGAGTTTTGGCTGCTTCTAGTGAAACAAATATAAACTCCAGCTTCTTCCGCGTCAATAGTTTTGGCAGAAAAAAGCCAGCTGGCtacaaatataaacaaaaacacCTTACAAACGGCtacaaatataaacaaaaacgCCTTACAAACATATAAATGCATCAGCGTGTTCACACAGAAATGACGTTGCCTGGCtgacacaggtgttgctaattagAGCACAGTGAAACGTATTTCTTgtgatttttcttttgtttttcaacGACATAAAGTTAGCTTTTAAAACATGTATGTTTTCTAAGAATTGTTCGAACAAAATGCTCACCGAAAACTGCAGAACTTTGTGCTGAAGTGCTGAAAACTTGAACGAGGCCGAAACTTGCCTTGAGTGCAgttaaagtgggcgtggtttgctAGTCTCAATGTGGCATTTACTGTTTGTGGGAAATTTGATGGATACATAACAGTGCAGCATGTATGTGtgtaatttaaaataaaatacagacAAACTAAGATTGATTAGTCATAAATTTAAAGTGTGTAAACGATGGGAAGTATATGAGTGCATAACATGCTGATTTAACTGTGTAGGCATCGTTAGTGATCAAACTAAACGTGTTCTTGCTTCTCCAGTGTTCGGTTTCTACTTCAAATCGTATGTTATTAGTTTTACATTTAAGCATTTTCCCAAATGTTTGTCATTTTCGTgcttatttttcttttaattaaactGTATGTAAAGTTTCTTTCTTTGGCAGATAATGTGTTTTGGATCGGCTTAAAGAGACATAAAAATAATAGTGCATGAAATTGTTATTCGGTAAGTAACTTTGTTTCCATTTTCTCCAGTAGCTTTGACTGTACAAGATTGTAAAAGCTAGATTCAGTGACACAGGGGGTGTCCTTGAAGGCATCATTGATTCACTGTTGTGTTCGCTGAGCTCGTGTTCTAGTGCTGGCGCCCCTCCGTCCTCAGCCCTGATCCATCCCTGCTGTACGGCGCAGGCCCGAAGTAGCGCAGCCGCTCTGAGGTTAGTGCCCTACCGCGCAATCTCCATCTATTTCAGCCCCGGCGCAGCCGCATCATCGAACCCGGCAGCGTTGGGGCGAAGGATGCGGATTGTTTAGATGTCGGGTTGAGAGTGTTTTTTCCACACTggaatcacattttgtggggaatCGTGTTGTTGGCGCGTACTGGCAAAAAGCTCTCAGACAGTGCAATGAGATGCAGGCCGCTGGGCCTGTCGTTTCTTTCTGTTTCGTTTCATATTACGCCGGTTTTATGCTAGCTGTCTTGCTTATGGTTCAACTTAAGCTGTGCGCAGAAATCGTTCGTTACTGTCCACAGCTGGATAAAGCAGAGTGCTGTTTTCTGTTACAGTTCATGTCCATTTAGATCACCGGCTGTACTAAATGTTAGCTAGGAAGCTAATTAGCCGAATGTAGGACATTGTTAGCTTAGCTGTGTAAGGATAACCGGGCTACCATCGCGGCACAGGCTGTTACAGTCGAGAATGTTTTCTGGCCCTGGATGCTGAGTTTCCTCTTACTTGAGTCTGTGTGAAAGAACGCGTTGTTGCGATGTAGACcattaattgtttttatttgtgtctCGTTGCATTTCCATTGATCCTCAAACTGTGCAATAGTGGAGATGCAGGGCACACAAACCTGTCTGCAGTGTTTGGAAAAATTCAGATGATCTCCTTGTTTGCTTGTTTTTTCTCTTCCAGCagaaaaacacaattttaaataaaaaacaacaactgtTTATGAATCACCTCATAACTTGTTGGCTCCATTAAATCATCACTTATGTTATGATGTATTCCCCAACCAAAAGATGAGGGTGTTTAAATGTGCGTTTATGGGTTTGAGATGGTTCATGATGAGTGTTTTTAATCCTTGGAACTAAAATAACTTGTTTCACTTGTTTACACGCACACACAGTTCATCAGTTGACATGCTTAGCGTCCCAGTGCCCACAACAGTTAGGACTATTGTGTAATTAAAAGGTAATACAGCACATTATGTACTATGATGAACCCACTTTACAGGATTTAAAGGCATAAGATGAGGAAAATACCTAAGAATGCTCAATAAATGCCAAATGTAGAAAGCAGTGGATGAGCTTTGAAATGGATGAACAATAACACATCCTTACAGGATGTTTGATGTTTCTTTAGATGTCAGTAAATGTATGCTTTCTGGTGCGTACCTCAGTATTAGCCACATCAATGCACATGTCGCATTGGAGTCAAGATTTTACACCAAAAGCTGTGAATGTACAGGTTAGGTTGGTAACCGACTACCCAAAGCGTATTTGTGTTAAAGACCAAGTCAGCCCATACcaggtctaactccactcccacttcatgtttgaaaaatgcaacaaatgctgttgcctggctcctgctaacaaatacacacacacaggctcacgacagcattgtgacatcataatgtaccagtttacaccatagcatacctcttagccaatagcggtggcagatttaaattaaaatacagtgcagagtttttacctgacaacggcacaacactgccagttttaggcagaatatttaaagagcaagtcacccccaaataaacttttttttgctgataaactaaataaacgagtgtctaatcgtgctgcagacatgtgtcgtcaataatttggcacttcagtgcatcttagttaaaatgtaaatattctgcctaaaactggcagtgttgtgttgtcaggtaaaaactctgcactgtattttaatttaaatctgccaccgctattggctaagaggtatgctatgatgtcatctggtacattatgatgtcacaatgctgtcgtgagcctgtgtgtgtgtgtgtatttgtcagtaggagccaggcaacagcatttgttgcatttttcaaaatgaagtgggagtggagttagactctggtaggggttgacttgctctttaaattttaactaagatgcactgaagtgccaaattattgacgacacgtgtctgcaacgcaattagacactcgtttagttagtttatcagcaaaaaaagtttatttgggggtgacttgctctttaaatggtcAGATTTGGAGTTGCTGATCTACCTCACAAATAACATTCGTAAGGAAATGCAAAAAGCTTTAAAAGTATCTGCAGCGTCCACACCCTGTTTTACACTATTTCCATCAGTGATGTAATAAATCATAAACATGGTTAGTTAACCTAAAGTCTACGAAAATGATGACAGCTGCATTGTGATTATCTGTAGGCATGTGTGTGTACACCAATCAGTACTAAAGTGTCTTAGTAAtacttttaatttaaaagttaACATCTAATGTTTTCTTTCCACAGTAATTGCAGCTGATTTTTTAGATTAAGCGCCTGATAATGGAGGATCACGCCGTTAACCAGACCCAACACATGACTACCATCGAGGCCAGCGCTGTCAGTCAACAGGTTTAGCCAGCACACTCGTGCACCttcatttaaatgatgatcaataAAACCAATCACTTCAATGTTTAAGACAACCCCTTGGTAAACTGCTCTGTGCTGACTTTTCTTTGTGAAAAGGTGCACGTGACCACCTACACAGAAGCATCTATGATGAGCGCTGAAGAGGACTCGACGTCCTCGCCAGATGACGACCCGTATGATGACACGGACATCCTCAACTCAGCGGGAACAGATGAGGTCACCGCTCACCTTGCTGCtgcaggttagggttaggtttggTGATTCCCTAGGACTGAACTCAAACATGATTCCTTTCACACAGTTAAGGAATCTAAAATGTGTCCGAAGTCCACTGTTTTGTAAGATTTGATGGACGAGTCATCTGTTTATGTTCTGTATTCGTTCAACTCCAGAAAGTGGTTCACACTTCTTTACTTTACTGTTTTACGTGGCAACGGTAGCTCAGGGATTAGGAGTTCAGCATTGCAGGTTCAAACCCATGTTCGTGCAGTCACGTTAAGTCATTGTGTGCTTGGGCAAGGCATTTCACCATCTTACCTGCTGGTGgcactcggcagcctcgccttcgTCAGTGTgcaccagggtgtgtgtgtgtgtgtgtgtgtgtgtgtgtgtgtgtgtgtgtgtgtgtgtgtgtgtgtgtgtgtgtgtgtgtgtgtgtgtgtgtgtgtgtgtgcttgtgtgtgtgtgcctgtctcAGAAAGGCGCTACACACGTGCAGGTCATGTTTTATTTACCTTGATGTAATACTACAAATTGACCAGCGGGTGGTGCTAATGTTCTTTGTATTGAAGCTGTGCAGATCGATAGACACTTCCTGAGTTTCTTCTGGCACATTTTTCATCTAAATCCTTTTTTAAAGAAAGCTCTTCATAAAAACGAGAAGCTTGTGTATTAACATGTTCCTCATACCAAACAGAGAAGTCAGGGGGAAGAAAACGCAGAATTACTTTTGTAAAATTTAGTAAATTTGGAGTCATTTCTTTTACAACCAGTAAAACTTGctcccgttttttttttttgtttttttttttatatcaggACCAGTCGGCatggcagctgctgctgctgtggcaaccggtaaaaaaagaaaaagacctcACATCTTTGAATCCAACCCCTCAATCCGCAAGAGGCAGCAGACTCGTCTGCTCAGGTGAGTTTCTCCGAGAAGCCCCCGCCATCTTTTAAACAAACAGTTTAACATGAATGAAAATAGCTTCAACCACCCGACATCTCTCATGTGCAACTTTAGATCTGTTAAAGGAGGTGAAAGATGATGGTTTGTTTACAGGAAACTGCGAGCCACGCTGGATGAGTACACCACCAGAGTGGGCCAACAGGCCATAGTGTTGTGTGTGTCTCCATCTAAACCAAACCCTGTGTTTAAGGTGTTTGGTGCTGCTCCTCTGGAGAACGTGGTGAGCGTCTTTAGCGTTGCACTGTGACATTTCTCTATTTGCTGGAATAACTGTGACAAAAGCCATTATGGTTAAAGCTtccttctggagtatttctcttatccaatggcaccatctagtggctgacaagcgtatcacacaaaaacgctgttgctctgttttttaagatggcgacttcacgtttctgtttataaatgtgcttctgtagccgacaaacagctaaaacatgttgttttacgagtattattctcatgtcatgttgtgttctcgtatatttatattttagagactttcttgtctgtgaaaagttcatcaacgctgcatcagccgaggtattccttaaatgtgaagggtctaagcggtagtctaacgctattggttagttctggtcggcgctcagtttcctattgcgggGAGCTCTGCCGGGCACAgggtgtgcttagcaaaaaaaaaaaaaaagacgtattgctcatattatatcacagtacatgataagataatcacttttacagatctcTGACAAATCGTACattatttctgaaagaggaaaactccggaaagcagctttaatggtGTTCTGATCCTGTCAACATCCAAAAACTCCAAAGGTGTCTGAGATGATTGTGTCCTGGTGGCTAGGTGAGAAAGTATAAGGGCATGCTGTTAGATGACCTGGAGAACGCCCTGGCTGAGCATGCTCCTGCATGTGGAGAGATGAGCTCGGAGCTGCCCCCCCTCACCATCGATGGCATCCCCGTCTCCGTGGACAAGATGACCCAGGTGAGACCTCTTTACAATATAAGGTACATAGCCAGAAGGTGATCAACTGGTCACATTTACCATTAAATGGCTGTTTTTGTTTTGCAGTGAAATTCTAAATATTAAATTAATGCTACCAGTAGGGGGCGCTAGCTCCCAATAAACCTAGAAAAATACAATCATGTTTCATTTGTAGGATAAAAAAAAGCCTAGACAGTGAGAATAAATGCTTATTTTATAGTTTATCATCACTGCCTAATGTTCTTTTTCCTTTATGTGAGCAATGATTTTGTTTGGTAAGCATATGAATAAAAGTTAGAGTGGCTCAGGCACATTTCTGATTCGTGAGGGGTGTCAGCACTTTAACATAAGTAAAACCTCCTCTTTCCCAGAGAGGAAGTGCAGAGTTGGCGGCTCTTCCACTGCAGCATTGGCACCACTGGCTGCCTGAGCCCTCGGTTCACTCCAGGGATGCCGGCTTGTTTACTCTACCGTCCCCGTGCTGCTGACGCACTCTGGATAATCATCAGAGTAGCCGGCATGATGGTGGCCCTCAGAGATGGCCCACAGCCCAGGGAACGTGGCAGCCAATCCCGACGCCGGAGAGCTCCTGGGAGGCTGAGTGTTAGTCGGTGCTTGTTTTTCTGGAGCTTGTAGGATGAGATTAATGGGAGTCATTTGTTGCCTCATTTGCCATTTAGTAAAACCAGGTAGAACGGTTTGttctaaagaagaaaaaaaaactaaaaagattGACAAACAGGACTTCTTAATCTGTAACGGATTTTGGATTTTGCACATACAGCCAAAATCCCCGTCCCTGAAGTTACATGGAGCATGTGTAGCAGGTGATCCCAGGTCTAGCCTGAGCCCATAATTACCGCCTAGCCTTGTTAAGTTCAGAGACCCGGCAACATAGCTGCTCTCCCAAACTCTGATTGGACCACTGCTTTGAGGATTAAGATTGGGGGTTGGGGCAGTCGccatgaaggcaacatgccacttAACTAACTAGCCACTTTAATTAGGCCATCTGGCCTCACACGCAAACATCCGCATCACCCACAGGTGGAAATGCAAGAATCCCTTTGCTACTAAGTCCTTGTCCTTGTCTAATCCAAGCTGCCATCTCACTGTTTGCTAAGTGGGAGCTGTAATACATCAGATGCAGTTTCTGTTTGGTGATTAAGCTTTGAGCCTCCATTTTCTAGCGAGATCCATTTTGTCGTGTTTCGTCGTTTAGTGCACTGAGATGCTGAGTGCATGTAGCTTGTGACTGTGAGTTGGAAAGGGGGGTCTAGCAGGCAAGAGGAAGGGATTTATTTCTCCCAGAACCAAATTTAGCCCATGATGTCAAGGTAGGCAGACTCTGCAGAGACTCATGGTGCAATATAATCCCCCAGTGATGCATGCATATTACCAGGACACGGAGGACATTGGCTCTAAACCCTGCTGCAGTGTGTTGGTGGTTGTGCATCTGAAAGTGTTAATGCCAGGTTTCTGAAATATGGAGAAAATTAGAAGATCTTACTTTAAAAAGGCTATACATGACTCATTTTCATCCTTAGATTTTTCCTAACAATTTCTCAGTTTGATCACAAAGCAAACAGACCCATGGGGAATGGACTGGAGCCTTTGTTGGGACGGGTTCTCGTGGTGTCAGTTTGGCTCCTCAGGCTGGAGCCACAGCCATAGATCGGCCCTCAAATAACCACGGTCTCCTCTTTTGGAAATACTGTTTCTATTTGTGGGCCTTGACCACCTCAGCAGGTGCACGATCAATACATGTCTCCTTCTGCAGACCCAAGTGGGTGTGTGTTCGCATGTGTGTCAGCTTACTTCTGTTTTAATGTTGGTTTTTTTGTCAGTGCAAGGGTTCATTTGTCCTGTTAGCAAAATATCTCATAATTCACAACAAATCAACTTTAATAACTCATCCGACGTTGCAGGTATTGAGCCAACAGTGTGATGCAGTAGCAAGGACACATACTAGCTACATGTTGCATGAGATTATCTTTGAGATTTGACCTAAACAGCTGCAGCACTTTCATCTGTCCTCATAAGATTATTTTAAAGGAAAACTCTAGCATGAAAGGTTGCAAACGATAGCTTCAAGGAGCACTTGGCCATTAATTATATATCTTAATCTGTGTTTTCTTTCAGGCTCAGCTGCGAGCGTTCATCCCGGAGATGCTGAAGTACTCCACGGGCAGAGGGAAGCCTGGCTGGGGTAAGGAGAGCTGCAAGCCAGTGTGGTGGCCCGATGACATCCCCTGGGCCAACGTCCGCAGCGATGTCCGCACAGAGGAGCAGAAACAGAGAGTAAGAGACCTGCCAACGAAATATCCTGCAATGACGGGCTTCTGTTGAGATTCTGTTTGAGTGCACTGCAAAGGAAGGAAACTTTACCACCGTTTATCCTCTAAGAGCACACGTTAACTTATCTGTGCATCCTCAGGTATCTTGGACGCAGGCGCTGCGGACAATAGTGAAGAACTGCTACAAGCAGCACGGCCGAGAGGATTTGTTATATGCTTTTGAGGACCAGCAAGTAACCGCGGCAACTACGCAGCATCACCTGACGGCTGCATCGAGCATAGCCCACCTTGTGCCCTCTCAGACTGTCGTACAGACCGTGAGCAACCCTGATGGAACGGTCTCGCTCATCCAGGTGCGGTGCATTTCACACTAGTTGAGTTAAGTGGCAAAAGGTTTAAAACGTGAACGTGTACTCAGCGTTCACGCTTCTCTCAGGTTGGGACGGGACACACGGTCGCCACGCTGGCAGACGCCTCCGAGCTACCGGGTGTGACGGTAGCTCAGGTTAACTACTCAACTGTTACTGATGGGGAGGTAACGGCGACATAAATCACTTTTATAATGACGGAGAAAAACACATTCCAAGACTCCTGTCTGAAGGTGTGCATGTTTGGCTCGTCAGGTGGAGCAGAACTGGGCCACTCTCCAGGGCGGAGAGATGACGATCCAAACGACCCAAGCATCAGAGGCCACGCAGGCTGTAGCATCACTGGCTGAAGCTGCAGCCGCTGCTAGTCAGGAGATGCAGCCTGGAGCCACCGTTACCATGGCGCTCAACAGGTGATGTTACAAATGAATGTTTAATCTTGTAGCTCCTGAGCTGTGTAAAGAGGTAAACTGTTTATTTTAAAGCTCCTGTAAATGATTTTCTGATGGTGAATTAAAAGGAAACCGTTAGTTATCGACTCCttgatttttttgtcattttgtttttGATCCGGCTGAACTCAGCAGGTGTCTGCTTGTGTTTAGCTGCAGTGCTGTCATGACGATCATTTCAGATGTGCATGGGTATGTCCCACCGGGGCTTGTTACCTGCACCCTCCAGAGCCTTGACACCCCCCACAGCTGTTTACTTCTGCTGAGCCGCTCTTCTCCACGGCTTCTGGAACATTTTGTGCGTTTTCCAGCTccgaggggtgggggggtggggggggcagcgCTTTCCTCTCTGTGTACCTTTTGCGCTGCGTCCGTGTAACAAATGTATCTGCAGAAGCTGAGCTTTATCTCTCCTGCCGCCCCTACACCCTTTTTGCCCATCTGTACTTCTGTCTCAGCGACGATTATCAAACAGGCTGTGAGTGTGTTCATAACCAAGCTGCAGTGGTAATAAGTCTGTGATAATTCCACGGGGTCGATCTGGTTAATAAAAGTGCTTCGTTAGACCAGCAGCACCTGGCCTTTGGGGAGATGTGACAGATTCTCTATAAGTCCAGACAAGAAAAGCTTCTTACAGCTCATACACTCCTGCCTCCTCACCTCACGTCTCTAATAACCTT is a window encoding:
- the nrf1 gene encoding nuclear respiratory factor 1 isoform X1, with the translated sequence MEDHAVNQTQHMTTIEASAVSQQVHVTTYTEASMMSAEEDSTSSPDDDPYDDTDILNSAGTDEVTAHLAAAGPVGMAAAAAVATGKKRKRPHIFESNPSIRKRQQTRLLRKLRATLDEYTTRVGQQAIVLCVSPSKPNPVFKVFGAAPLENVVRKYKGMLLDDLENALAEHAPACGEMSSELPPLTIDGIPVSVDKMTQAQLRAFIPEMLKYSTGRGKPGWGKESCKPVWWPDDIPWANVRSDVRTEEQKQRVSWTQALRTIVKNCYKQHGREDLLYAFEDQQVTAATTQHHLTAASSIAHLVPSQTVVQTVSNPDGTVSLIQVGTGHTVATLADASELPGVTVAQVNYSTVTDGEVEQNWATLQGGEMTIQTTQASEATQAVASLAEAAAAASQEMQPGATVTMALNSEAAAHAVATLAEATLQGGGQIVLAETAAAVGALAGVQDATGLVQIPVSMYQTVVTSLTQGNRPVQVAMAPVATRIDNTVTLDGQAVEVVTLEQ
- the nrf1 gene encoding nuclear respiratory factor 1 isoform X2, which translates into the protein MEDHAVNQTQHMTTIEASAVHVTTYTEASMMSAEEDSTSSPDDDPYDDTDILNSAGTDEVTAHLAAAGPVGMAAAAAVATGKKRKRPHIFESNPSIRKRQQTRLLRKLRATLDEYTTRVGQQAIVLCVSPSKPNPVFKVFGAAPLENVVRKYKGMLLDDLENALAEHAPACGEMSSELPPLTIDGIPVSVDKMTQAQLRAFIPEMLKYSTGRGKPGWGKESCKPVWWPDDIPWANVRSDVRTEEQKQRVSWTQALRTIVKNCYKQHGREDLLYAFEDQQVTAATTQHHLTAASSIAHLVPSQTVVQTVSNPDGTVSLIQVGTGHTVATLADASELPGVTVAQVNYSTVTDGEVEQNWATLQGGEMTIQTTQASEATQAVASLAEAAAAASQEMQPGATVTMALNSEAAAHAVATLAEATLQGGGQIVLAETAAAVGALAGVQDATGLVQIPVSMYQTVVTSLTQGNRPVQVAMAPVATRIDNTVTLDGQAVEVVTLEQ